The segment TATTTCTGGAAACCTTTTCAATTGATAACGTGATAGTTTCAATTCACCGTCTACGTAGACGTCGAATATTCCGTTCTTACCTTGCTCGAGTTCTACTTTTACGTCGTCAAAATATGATAGTATCTCTCTAGCGGCCTCTAAGGCCCTGTCTAAGTATCCGCATGGCCTGCAATACACGATTTTAACTTCGTGCATATATCGATTACTTTTTTATTAGTTAAATAGTTAAGTATTAACGCAAAGGTAAGATTAAGCTAATAATGAATTTATGCCCTCTTTTCCTATTGTTATTAAAACGTTGCCTCTCGAAGCTTTTGGCTTCACCTCGAGCGTTCAGAAGTTGTTTCACTATGATCTTCAAAATAAAGACTAAAGAAATCAGCTCAAGCCCTCATCTAGAGTTACAGGTTCTTACTGTTAACGCTCTATCTCAGGGCTTAATGCACATT is part of the Metallosphaera cuprina Ar-4 genome and harbors:
- a CDS encoding SelT/SelW/SelH family protein, with translation MHEVKIVYCRPCGYLDRALEAAREILSYFDDVKVELEQGKNGIFDVYVDGELKLSRYQLKRFPEIEEMLKEISSKKQVS